A region of the Osmia bicornis bicornis chromosome 1, iOsmBic2.1, whole genome shotgun sequence genome:
TTGTTAATAAAATCAGTGTTAACACACTAATTAGCGCAGTGAAAattaaactttaattattagGCACACAAGTAGTCGatctttaaatttaaatttcattagagTAATTAATGACCAATTAGCGAAACTCAAGATTCATAtaatcttttttctttgcttTCATCTTTGCtatataacaataaaaaaatgttctcTCTTAGATCTGTGTCCTCTTCGCCTCCCTCGCGGTATCATCTTTCTCCGCACCTGTGGAGAACACCACACCGGTGGCCATCGTCGCCTACACCGCCGATGGTCCCAACCCAGATGGTTCGTACATCTTCAGCTACGAGTCTGCAAACGGCATCAAGGTAGCGGAACAAGGTCAACCGAAGCAGCTGAACGAAACGAACTCGGTGGTGATTGTCGAAGGATCCTACAGTTACCCTGCTGCTGACGGAACTCCGGTCTCCCTGAGTTACGTAGCAGACGAAAATGGCTTCCAGCCAAAGGGCGAACATCTCCCAACCCCTCCTCCCATCCCAGCTGGGATCTTGAAAGCTTTGGAATACATCGCTGCTCACCCGGAACAAGACCAAGCTCTCTGATCATTTAATAATCCGGTATAGAAATAAGACTTCATTGACGCGACGATGGGTCTTAAGAACCCATCGCGACACCCTGTGTATTTTAAGTGTAAATTGTGTAATTTTAAGATGAAAAGATGTATAGTGATGAAATGGCGATACTGGTAACACCTGAAGTGTGTTAATGATgattttaattgcaaaataaatttttaacatattgtacattcaatttttttgcattattttcCTACCCAAGTTTATATCATAAGaagttttatatattttatttcattaatcattttatttaaatcgtTCTTTGAATGACTGTTTTTTTAAGGACTGTACTTTGGTTACACCtagaaaaaatgaaggaaacaCAGGGTCCAAGGGCGAGACGGATGGTTACATCCCGTAAGAACGTGTTCAGCGTACGAGACTGATGACGTCATTAACCATTGACTGACATCATTACAAATGCAATGACAGTGATGCATAACCTGTCAGTGAAAAGAGACGAGTTCTACAAATGTCGCGTGTTACTTATTAAGATGGTAATTAAGAGGTTACAGCATTTTGAATCTAAAtaattgctttttttttttttttctttaataagaatctaaaaatattttcatatagCTTAAGAAACATACAAaagtatgtatattttttagaGGGCCAAAATGACCCTACATACAGCAAACCGAAGAAGCATTATCCGGTCTCGAGGCACGAGTAGCAAGTGTTTGTTCAATGGCGTCTGACTTTCAGATCTCCGCATTATTTGCTTTATTGCATAATATTACAATAGTTTTCTACACACCTTCGGTTACGTCATACACGTTACGACACAATATTTCAAAGACTCGTGGACaaataaaagaagagaaaatgtCTTCCCATTTTATTCTCTCGTCACTTTCATCGAAACGTGATGACTTACAATTAGAAGAGTATCCATAAAACTCCTAGACCTTCGTAATTTACAACCTCCATACCGTTAGAGAAATTTTTCCTTAATtagtaatgaaaatttttattgaatgGTATTTTGGAAATAACGGAATTTCCATTGGTCACGGGTACTGACGAAATAAACCCATGAAATATGattcataaaaaataattcaccTTTCAATATCTTCAGCAAAgataaaattctatttcaaGGAAGTAGAAAGTCACGAAGTCATAAAAGTTATGCTGAACGAGTATCACTAAATAGATCTTGAAGAAGAAGTTGAAGAGTCTGCACGACCATCTTCGTGGTTAGGGAATCACCCACTGCATACAGGGGTCGCATCATTGCACAGACAGGATAATCCCAAAGGTCGAGCAACAACTTGGATATTGCGAAAGCCGCAACTAGACCAGTAGATCTAATTGCGAATATCAAGCGACTGGTAACAACATAGTCACGGAGAAAGTCTCATCTTTCTCCGTTTGGTTCTTCGTATCCTTGCGATCTCTTCCTTGTCACGATACGCGCGGATTCCATTGACAAGAAGAGGTCACAGAACTGGTGAAATAGAAGATTTAGCATAAGGAGGGATTTCTTCTAAAGGGATGAAATCATCCCCTAAGGATTAAAATAACCCTCCCTTTTTCGTATTAAAACAATTCAAAATAAACTAtttaaaataaggaaaaggaaaatagcaagaatttaaatttaaagtaCTTCAGTAACGCAAGTaggattaaaaaattattgcatCAAAAGTTTACAGTAAAATGATTCAATGATTTGCCTGTTGAGTTATTTTTACGTGCAGAAATAGAGACGAAGATGGTAACCAGCATACTGCAAATAAATCGTAAAAGAAATGATGGGTATGAAGACGACCTTGACATATAAGCGTATACCACAGGCATTCTAAGAGACCGCCTACCCGCAGGCTAGAGAAGACGTAATATGCACGCcaaattcaattttactttcctcttcaaagaaaaaaaaagcgcctctatttattattatttaatctcTCGAACGAAGACTTTAAATTATGATTATGGTAATTATAGGTGATAAATCAATACTTAAGGGTGCTTGAAATTAAAGagacaaaaataataattacgaaatgaaaaatattttgaatttagttttaaaaattatgagaatttgcagttcctcctcctcccccACATTCACATATTTAAAACGTGCATTCTAATTCATCTTTTACCTCTTATTGAtctttcatcttcttctttcttgttttaatCTTGAAGAATGTATCTTTGTTTTATACCTTGTCTTCTTACCCACTCCCTCTCTGATTCTATCGGTCCGCATTCGTGGGGCTTTCATTCAAGCACGCATTCTTCAGGATGTAACCTTTCTGTAAATATAAAACCTCTATTGCAACAACCGTGTCGCCTATCGTACTTATAAGGCCGTTGGAAACGCATTACCTTGCCATatgatatttcaaatttcctcGATGATCTTCCCTTCAGAACTTTCGAACATAACACAGTTTCTGCATGGAGAATCACGAGTTGAAGGTGTCGGAATGATTCTTCTATCAATGGTGTATTTTGGCCCGTCATATTTTGAGACGTCCTACTGTagaatattctattttgaattattCTATTTCAGCAGATTCTATTTTCAACGTTCACTTTCTCAAAACGAAGTTAtgaaataattctaaaattgaCTATACCATCAtcagtttcatttttcatcagTCATCGGTATGTTAATATGACATTACCTAATGAGTATTTTAGTCATTTCTTTTTACGACCCATACGCACCATCGAAATTACGCAAATATTTACTAAATGCAGGATGAAAATTTAAGAGACGAGGGTACATCGAAAGGTTACACGAACATGCATGTAAACGTATAATACTTCACTGATGCAACAGTTCGAGCATTACCTTGTCTTTCGAGGGAACATGTAACACGTATAAAGTGATCAAATATACATTGCATCATTGTAACTACTCAAATCAAGTGTCTTCCTTGGTAGTGTCAATTTTTTGTCCTATAGAAGTGacgaaatatataaaattctatattgaATTAAGAATACAATAACAATTgccattttcaatttttatgaaatctCCACTGACATGTTAGGATTATGGGGGGACCGGTTTAAATAGCAACACTAGGattacaataatacaatatacaCGCGG
Encoded here:
- the LOC114871892 gene encoding endocuticle structural glycoprotein SgAbd-2-like; translated protein: MRERSSHLARFRLRYINGSVRLGLYYLKTTLINMNTLICVLFASLAVSSFSAPVENTTPVAIVAYTADGPNPDGSYIFSYESANGIKVAEQGQPKQLNETNSVVIVEGSYSYPAADGTPVSLSYVADENGFQPKGEHLPTPPPIPAGILKALEYIAAHPEQDQAL